Proteins encoded within one genomic window of Pigmentiphaga sp. H8:
- a CDS encoding SDR family NAD(P)-dependent oxidoreductase, producing MDLGLEGKVVLVTGGSRGIGWECARVFGLEGARVALASRGEEGLREARRQLAELGVDATAIPVDFRDGEKVRKAVDAVETALGPIDVLVNSAGSAKHYPPEHDDHGRWRTGMEDKYLSSVHALDAVVPRMGHRGGGVVVNIAGAGGKVSNPMHMPGGAANAAIILVASAMAKAWGPRGVRVNTINPGAIETERLAAALRVKAETSGKTMEQVRSQALSAIPLGRYGRGEEIAWLCAFLASDRAGYISGATIAIDGGATCLA from the coding sequence ATGGACCTGGGGCTTGAGGGAAAGGTGGTGCTGGTGACGGGCGGGAGCCGAGGAATCGGATGGGAATGCGCCCGCGTGTTCGGCCTGGAAGGAGCCCGCGTTGCCCTTGCCTCCCGCGGGGAAGAGGGGCTGCGGGAGGCAAGGCGTCAACTGGCGGAGCTCGGGGTGGACGCGACCGCCATACCCGTGGATTTTCGCGATGGCGAGAAGGTCAGGAAGGCGGTGGACGCCGTGGAGACGGCGCTGGGACCCATCGACGTACTGGTCAATTCCGCCGGCTCGGCGAAGCACTATCCTCCGGAGCATGATGACCATGGGCGATGGCGAACGGGAATGGAAGACAAGTACCTTTCTTCCGTGCATGCGCTGGATGCCGTCGTTCCACGCATGGGGCACAGAGGCGGCGGGGTGGTCGTGAACATCGCAGGAGCGGGCGGCAAGGTCTCCAATCCCATGCACATGCCCGGCGGGGCAGCCAACGCCGCAATCATACTGGTCGCGTCCGCCATGGCCAAGGCCTGGGGACCCAGGGGAGTGCGTGTGAATACGATCAACCCCGGCGCCATAGAGACGGAACGCCTGGCCGCCGCGTTGCGGGTCAAGGCCGAGACATCCGGCAAAACCATGGAGCAGGTTCGAAGCCAGGCCCTGTCCGCGATACCGCTGGGGCGCTACGGCCGTGGCGAGGAGATCGCGTGGCTGTGCGCTTTCCTTGCATCGGACAGGGCCGGCTACATTTCCGGAGCGACGATTGCCATCGATGGAGGCGCTACCTGTCTCGCCTAG
- a CDS encoding LysR family transcriptional regulator: MELRQLRHFVVLAEEMHFGRAAKRLYMTQPALSTSVMRLEEELQVRLFDRDSKTMAITPVGTAMLVRAKEIVWLSDRLEQFGKAMGAGKAGVIDLGFTGTLLYRGLSEILNRFSSNYPAIELSVREISSQVQLDMVRAGRLDAAFVNSPVPPAGLASLPLFEERFVACLPASHPLSTARRIDVRDLQRDVFVMFSRDPSPAYYDHVVALCAAAGFEPKVRVAATQVLSIVALVASGLGVSLVPESVSKAGIAGVVYVPLRGVDKQPSAFLAWNPQRDVPGLQALVDIVEEIANLNRP, encoded by the coding sequence TTGGAACTCAGACAGTTGCGGCATTTCGTTGTGCTCGCCGAAGAGATGCACTTCGGACGCGCGGCAAAGCGGCTTTACATGACTCAGCCCGCGCTGAGCACGAGCGTGATGCGCCTGGAAGAAGAGCTGCAGGTCCGCCTGTTCGATCGAGACAGCAAGACGATGGCGATCACCCCGGTGGGCACGGCCATGCTGGTGCGGGCAAAGGAGATCGTGTGGCTGTCGGACCGGCTCGAGCAATTCGGCAAGGCCATGGGCGCGGGAAAGGCCGGCGTCATAGACCTGGGCTTCACCGGCACCTTGCTCTATCGGGGACTTTCGGAAATCCTGAACAGGTTCAGCTCGAACTATCCAGCGATCGAGCTTTCCGTACGGGAAATATCCTCGCAGGTCCAGTTGGATATGGTGCGGGCCGGCAGGTTGGACGCGGCTTTCGTCAACAGCCCTGTTCCACCGGCCGGGCTGGCCAGCCTTCCCTTGTTTGAAGAACGCTTCGTCGCCTGCCTGCCCGCCAGCCATCCTCTTTCCACGGCACGAAGAATCGATGTCCGGGATTTGCAACGGGATGTGTTCGTGATGTTCTCCCGCGATCCCTCGCCGGCCTATTACGATCATGTCGTCGCGCTGTGCGCGGCCGCGGGATTCGAACCCAAGGTCCGGGTCGCGGCGACCCAGGTACTCAGCATCGTCGCCCTGGTCGCTTCGGGACTGGGTGTCTCGCTGGTACCGGAGTCCGTCAGCAAGGCGGGGATCGCCGGCGTCGTCTATGTGCCGCTACGCGGTGTCGACAAGCAACCCAGTGCATTCCTGGCCTGGAATCCCCAGCGTGACGTTCCCGGCCTCCAGGCCCTGGTGGACATCGTCGAGGAAATCGCGAATCTGAACAGGCCCTAG